Proteins encoded within one genomic window of Alteribacter populi:
- the speB gene encoding agmatinase: MVKYQPKDSSLSPRFSGVRTFMRLENIRTVEDVDFAVLGVPFDTAASNRVGARYGPQHVRDASVLLRPYNPDQEINIFDYCSGVDYGDIDVVPGNVHRTYDQMTEGLVPLLEKGVVPIILGGDHSISLGNLRSFAKQHGPVAMVHFDSHGDTWDNYYGEKYMHGTPFRRAVEEGLVDTDHSIQIGMRGPLYGPGCIEDSRKLGFEVITMRESRKLGQEEVIRRIHDRVGPDRPVFVTFDIDFVDPAYAPGTGTPEVAGPTSFEALEYVRSLDGLNIKGFDLVEVLPAFDSGDITAGLAAAVAYEMITLVAMKKRREE, from the coding sequence ATGGTGAAATATCAGCCGAAAGATTCTTCTTTATCACCCCGATTCAGCGGGGTGCGCACGTTTATGCGCCTTGAAAATATTCGTACGGTGGAGGATGTGGATTTTGCCGTTCTCGGTGTACCGTTTGACACAGCTGCCTCAAACCGCGTCGGTGCCCGCTACGGCCCTCAGCACGTCCGGGACGCGTCGGTGCTTCTGCGTCCATACAATCCGGATCAGGAAATCAACATCTTTGACTACTGCTCCGGCGTGGATTACGGCGACATCGATGTGGTGCCGGGCAATGTCCACCGCACGTACGACCAGATGACCGAGGGGCTGGTGCCTTTACTTGAAAAAGGTGTCGTGCCGATCATTCTCGGGGGTGATCATTCCATTTCCTTAGGAAATCTCCGGTCCTTCGCCAAACAGCACGGCCCTGTCGCCATGGTTCATTTCGATTCCCATGGCGATACGTGGGATAACTACTACGGGGAAAAATACATGCACGGTACGCCGTTCCGCCGTGCGGTTGAGGAAGGCCTCGTTGATACGGATCATTCGATCCAGATCGGCATGCGCGGGCCTCTTTACGGACCGGGCTGCATTGAAGATTCCAGAAAGCTCGGCTTTGAAGTGATCACGATGCGGGAATCCCGAAAGCTCGGTCAGGAAGAAGTGATCCGCCGTATTCACGACCGGGTCGGTCCGGATCGTCCGGTGTTTGTGACGTTTGATATCGACTTTGTGGACCCGGCCTATGCTCCCGGGACGGGGACCCCTGAAGTGGCCGGTCCAACGAGCTTTGAAGCCCTTGAGTATGTAAGAAGCTTGGACGGCCTCAATATCAAAGGGTTTGACCTGGTTGAAGTACTTCCGGCATTTGACTCCGGGGATATTACCGCGGGTCTTGCTGCAGCGGTCGCCTACGAGATGATTACGCTGGTGGCAATGAAAAAAAGACGTGAAGAATAA
- a CDS encoding aspartate aminotransferase family protein, whose protein sequence is MSKDWNALSEKMSERLAPSMAKDHPNLPVVKEEGCYYWGRDGKKYLDFTSGIAVTNVGHRHPKVVEAIKNAADELSHGPIGVIQYESILRLADELAEIMPGDIDCFFFGNSGTEAIEGALKLAKYVTRRQYMVSFTGCFHGRTMGSLGVSTSKSKYRRYLQPDSLTYQVPYYRPADFENEDGTVREDEAIRQLERDFYNLFKYYVSPDEVAGVILEPVLGEGGYVMPPASWLKKVRDICTEHGMLLIFDEVQTGFGRTGDWFAANTFGVTPDIMAVAKGIASGMPLSATAANHKLMQQWPMGSHATTFGGNPIACSAALATIDVIKEEKLLNNTIRAGEHAVHGIRKLKEKHPVISSIRHLGLMIGIEITNPETGSPDGEAVLRILDLALEEGVLFYLCGNEGEVIRMIPPLTVTTEQIDNGLRALDKALTRFAEEKK, encoded by the coding sequence GTGTCGAAAGACTGGAATGCGTTATCCGAAAAAATGTCCGAACGCCTTGCGCCGAGCATGGCCAAGGACCATCCGAATCTGCCTGTTGTAAAAGAAGAAGGCTGCTACTACTGGGGTCGGGACGGGAAAAAATACCTGGATTTTACGTCCGGCATCGCCGTGACGAATGTGGGCCACCGCCATCCGAAAGTGGTGGAGGCGATTAAAAATGCCGCGGACGAGCTGAGCCACGGGCCGATCGGCGTGATTCAGTACGAGTCGATTCTCCGGCTCGCAGACGAGCTTGCCGAGATTATGCCCGGTGACATCGACTGTTTCTTTTTCGGAAACAGCGGAACGGAAGCGATTGAAGGGGCACTGAAGCTCGCGAAGTACGTGACCCGCCGCCAGTACATGGTCAGCTTTACCGGCTGTTTTCACGGCCGGACGATGGGCTCCCTTGGGGTGAGTACGTCGAAAAGCAAGTATAGACGCTACCTGCAGCCGGACAGCCTGACCTATCAGGTTCCGTACTACCGCCCGGCTGACTTTGAAAATGAAGACGGCACCGTCCGTGAAGACGAAGCGATCCGCCAGTTGGAGCGTGACTTTTACAACTTGTTTAAGTACTATGTCTCTCCTGACGAGGTGGCCGGGGTGATTCTTGAGCCCGTGCTTGGGGAAGGCGGCTACGTGATGCCTCCTGCCTCTTGGCTGAAAAAAGTACGGGATATCTGTACGGAACACGGGATGCTGCTTATTTTTGACGAGGTGCAGACAGGATTCGGCCGCACGGGCGACTGGTTTGCTGCCAACACATTTGGGGTTACGCCGGACATTATGGCGGTTGCCAAAGGGATCGCATCCGGGATGCCCCTCAGTGCTACGGCTGCTAACCACAAGCTGATGCAGCAGTGGCCGATGGGCAGCCACGCTACCACGTTTGGGGGTAACCCGATAGCCTGCTCCGCCGCCCTTGCTACAATCGATGTAATCAAAGAGGAAAAACTGCTTAATAATACGATCCGGGCCGGTGAGCATGCGGTTCACGGCATTCGCAAACTGAAAGAAAAGCATCCAGTCATCAGCAGCATCCGTCACCTGGGTCTGATGATCGGGATAGAAATTACGAATCCTGAGACCGGCAGCCCGGACGGGGAAGCGGTTCTTCGAATTCTTGACCTCGCCCTTGAGGAAGGGGTGCTGTTTTACCTTTGCGGAAACGAAGGGGAAGTGATCCGGATGATTCCGCCGCTCACCGTGACGACCGAGCAGATTGATAACGGACTCAGGGCACTAGACAAAGCGCTGACCCGGTTTGCGGAAGAGAAAAAATAA
- a CDS encoding YjiH family protein, which produces MTRSNKLKFLIPSLFGLFLFLVPVPFMGQWTIGVGILAEFFLGLFTGAIPMFMTAVLVLSIVLTVVARTTKPEWIMKSPFLAGLFHVSIFWLIMRLLGAIFAVMVLFELGPAFIWDEFTGRTVLYELIPVLTTWFFFAGLMMPLLLEFGLMDYIGTVVRKVMRPVFKLPGRSSIDAVASWMGSGTVGVLITTKQYESGYYTKREAAVIATNFSVASIAFSLVVINFIGLEHMFVQFYITVIVAGLIAAIVCPRIPPLSWKKNTYYEKTGKQISEEVPTGTSRGRWAYEKAVSKASEVKSAAGVVKSGFQNVLDIWFGLIPLVMALGTLALIIAEYTNFFVVLSAPLVPLLELMRIPEADAAAPAMIVGFADMFLPAVIGSGIESELTRFVVAALSLTQLIYMSEVGILLLRSRIPLNLLDLVIIFIQRTLITLPIITLMAHLLFF; this is translated from the coding sequence ATGACCCGTTCAAACAAACTGAAGTTTTTAATACCATCCTTATTCGGTCTGTTTCTGTTTCTCGTGCCGGTCCCGTTCATGGGCCAATGGACAATCGGTGTTGGCATTCTGGCCGAATTTTTCCTCGGTCTGTTTACCGGTGCGATTCCGATGTTTATGACAGCCGTCCTCGTGCTCTCCATTGTCCTGACGGTGGTGGCCCGTACGACAAAGCCTGAGTGGATTATGAAGTCGCCGTTTCTTGCCGGCCTGTTCCACGTCTCCATCTTCTGGCTCATAATGCGTCTTCTCGGTGCGATTTTCGCTGTAATGGTTCTTTTCGAACTCGGTCCTGCCTTTATCTGGGATGAATTTACCGGCAGAACGGTGCTTTACGAACTGATTCCGGTGCTCACAACCTGGTTCTTTTTTGCCGGCCTGATGATGCCGCTTCTCCTTGAATTCGGGCTGATGGACTACATCGGAACGGTCGTGAGAAAAGTGATGCGACCCGTCTTCAAACTGCCTGGACGCTCGTCCATTGATGCGGTGGCGTCCTGGATGGGAAGCGGAACGGTCGGTGTTCTGATTACCACTAAGCAGTACGAAAGTGGCTACTACACGAAGCGGGAGGCAGCGGTCATTGCCACGAACTTCTCGGTCGCTTCCATTGCATTCAGTCTCGTGGTTATTAACTTTATCGGCCTTGAGCACATGTTCGTGCAGTTTTACATTACGGTCATTGTTGCCGGCCTGATCGCGGCGATCGTCTGTCCGCGGATTCCTCCGCTTTCGTGGAAAAAGAATACGTACTACGAAAAAACCGGCAAGCAGATTTCAGAGGAAGTGCCAACCGGGACCTCCCGCGGACGCTGGGCGTACGAAAAAGCCGTCTCAAAAGCGTCTGAAGTGAAAAGTGCCGCAGGCGTTGTGAAAAGCGGCTTCCAGAACGTGCTGGATATCTGGTTTGGCCTGATTCCGCTCGTGATGGCACTCGGAACACTGGCGCTTATCATTGCGGAGTATACGAATTTCTTCGTCGTCCTTTCCGCTCCCCTCGTACCGCTCTTAGAGCTGATGAGAATTCCTGAGGCGGATGCGGCTGCCCCGGCGATGATTGTCGGGTTTGCGGATATGTTCCTGCCGGCTGTAATTGGAAGCGGTATCGAGAGCGAGCTAACACGGTTCGTTGTGGCTGCTCTGTCTCTCACGCAGCTGATTTATATGTCCGAAGTGGGGATTCTGCTGCTTCGTTCCAGAATTCCGCTCAACCTGCTTGATCTTGTGATTATCTTTATCCAGCGTACCCTCATTACGCTGCCGATCATTACGCTTATGGCACATCTGCTGTTCTTTTAA
- a CDS encoding sigma-54 interaction domain-containing protein yields MTHDQTRTHHESEAILQALKDDLLVTDRNGTIMSVSDATKKLYGIEDRDVLGTTVYQLEKKGVFTPIVTPLVLEQKDRVNIIQTTYFGKKLLITGVPVFDENGDVWRIASYSHDITEMAKMENHLKDMQDEMTRVKNELDQLRRKSFGYSGFFVESPLMKACLQTAEQVADVDVNVLLLGESGVGKTHIAKMIHQQSPRANGPFIEVNCGSIPESLFEAEFFGYEGGSFTGASKKGKPGLAETSDGGTLFLDEIGELSLALQVKILKFIQEKQFYRVGGTKPKTLDFRLIAATNQPLEEQVAVKTFREDLYFRLSVVPIQIPPLRERPEDLTPLVTHFVRMFGEKYNRKKVLDDAVMQELYLQEWKGNVRELMNLIERLIVTSPTHVITHSDLPETYRHFSGKLQTGDEVPLKETLEEVEEQVLRQAKQRWQTTVKIAEALGISQPSVVRKLKKYRI; encoded by the coding sequence ATGACCCATGACCAGACGAGAACCCATCACGAAAGCGAAGCGATTTTACAGGCGTTAAAAGATGACCTGCTTGTCACGGACAGGAACGGCACGATTATGTCTGTGAGTGACGCCACGAAAAAGCTGTACGGCATTGAGGACCGTGACGTGCTTGGCACAACCGTTTACCAGCTCGAAAAGAAAGGTGTCTTCACACCGATCGTCACCCCCCTTGTACTCGAGCAGAAAGACCGGGTCAACATCATCCAGACCACCTATTTTGGAAAAAAGCTGCTCATTACCGGCGTCCCTGTGTTTGATGAAAACGGCGATGTGTGGCGGATTGCTTCCTACTCACACGACATTACCGAAATGGCGAAAATGGAGAATCATTTAAAAGACATGCAGGACGAAATGACCCGGGTGAAAAACGAACTCGATCAGCTGCGACGTAAAAGCTTCGGCTACAGCGGTTTTTTCGTTGAATCGCCGCTGATGAAGGCATGCCTTCAGACCGCCGAACAGGTGGCAGACGTGGATGTGAACGTGCTGCTTCTTGGGGAGTCCGGTGTCGGCAAAACCCATATCGCCAAGATGATTCACCAGCAGAGCCCGAGAGCGAACGGGCCGTTTATCGAAGTGAACTGCGGATCGATCCCCGAGTCTCTCTTTGAAGCGGAGTTTTTCGGCTACGAGGGCGGCTCATTTACGGGCGCAAGCAAAAAAGGAAAGCCCGGTCTGGCGGAAACATCAGATGGCGGAACTCTTTTCCTCGATGAAATTGGCGAGCTCAGCCTTGCGCTTCAGGTGAAAATCCTGAAATTCATTCAGGAAAAGCAGTTTTACCGGGTCGGCGGCACGAAACCGAAAACGCTGGACTTCCGCCTGATTGCAGCCACCAATCAGCCTCTTGAAGAGCAGGTGGCAGTCAAAACGTTTCGAGAGGATCTGTACTTCCGGCTCAGTGTGGTGCCGATACAGATCCCGCCTCTCCGGGAACGGCCGGAAGACCTGACGCCGCTCGTCACCCACTTCGTCAGGATGTTCGGGGAGAAGTACAACCGGAAAAAAGTGCTCGATGACGCGGTGATGCAGGAGCTTTACCTGCAGGAATGGAAAGGCAACGTCCGGGAGCTCATGAACCTGATCGAGCGCCTCATTGTGACCTCCCCGACCCATGTGATTACCCACAGCGACCTGCCGGAAACGTACCGTCACTTTTCCGGAAAACTTCAGACCGGAGACGAAGTGCCTCTTAAAGAGACCCTTGAGGAAGTGGAGGAACAGGTGCTGCGCCAGGCAAAACAGCGGTGGCAGACGACCGTTAAAATCGCAGAGGCTCTAGGAATCAGCCAGCCCTCCGTTGTTCGAAAATTAAAAAAATACAGGATTTAG
- a CDS encoding DUF1516 family protein codes for MAMLHTHALGWFVAIILFVVTVILLRTNRSKGAKIVQMTLRLFYVIVIVTGAFMVINNFWWGTGVKALLAVWLIYTMEMISTRMKKGTLDNKGKMIYWSQFGILLIIVLYFGYVVTG; via the coding sequence ATGGCAATGTTACATACCCATGCACTTGGTTGGTTTGTGGCCATCATTTTGTTTGTCGTAACGGTTATTTTACTTCGTACAAATCGTTCTAAAGGTGCGAAGATTGTGCAAATGACGCTGCGATTATTTTACGTGATCGTCATTGTCACAGGAGCATTTATGGTCATCAACAACTTTTGGTGGGGCACAGGCGTTAAAGCCTTACTAGCGGTATGGCTCATTTACACAATGGAAATGATCTCAACTCGCATGAAAAAAGGCACTCTAGATAATAAAGGAAAGATGATTTACTGGTCTCAATTTGGGATTTTGTTAATTATCGTTCTATATTTTGGTTATGTTGTGACAGGTTAA
- a CDS encoding response regulator transcription factor has product MVQTLLIVDRNIELIEKMDDYFGRSGFQTYSCTDGLEAIKKIRVTKPDAIISELDLPRLSGLDLCRELRFEKNDWTPIIFTSTKNEELDAVLGLELGADDYMTKPLRLKELAARVKSTIRRGERCCINEEPIADHHFSNTIKIGEITIDPAHFLVYQNDQPVELTKKEFELLHFLSKNKGKAFSREQLLQELSDHHLEVRIIDVFISRIRRKIEPHRKNPTYVKTVRNIGYMMNEVT; this is encoded by the coding sequence ATGGTTCAAACTTTACTTATTGTTGATCGTAACATCGAGCTGATCGAAAAAATGGATGACTATTTTGGTCGATCTGGCTTTCAAACCTATTCCTGTACAGACGGACTTGAAGCAATTAAAAAAATCCGTGTCACTAAACCGGATGCTATTATCTCAGAATTGGATCTTCCACGACTAAGTGGTCTTGACTTATGTAGAGAACTTCGGTTTGAAAAAAATGACTGGACACCAATTATTTTTACTTCAACGAAAAATGAAGAGTTAGATGCTGTTCTTGGCTTAGAATTAGGGGCTGATGATTACATGACAAAACCACTTCGGTTAAAGGAACTGGCGGCAAGAGTAAAATCAACAATACGAAGAGGCGAGCGTTGTTGTATTAATGAAGAACCAATTGCAGACCATCATTTTTCAAACACAATTAAAATCGGCGAGATTACAATTGACCCGGCTCACTTTTTAGTATACCAAAATGATCAGCCAGTAGAGCTTACGAAAAAAGAATTCGAACTTCTTCATTTTTTATCAAAAAACAAGGGAAAAGCATTTTCACGGGAGCAACTTCTTCAAGAACTTTCTGACCATCATTTAGAAGTGAGAATCATTGATGTATTTATCAGCAGGATCCGTCGTAAAATTGAACCTCACCGTAAGAATCCAACCTATGTGAAGACTGTCAGAAACATCGGCTATATGATGAACGAAGTTACGTAA
- the phoU gene encoding phosphate signaling complex protein PhoU, which yields MVRGTFEIELEDLKKEMVGLGKMVESSLSKIMTAIKENDNQKMDDIIVADKNLNEIELEINEKATLMIAKQQPVASDLRRIIVSLKISSDLERMGDLAVDMAKSAKRMKPTDTMIAYEEELVDLASKAQHMLTDVLKAYKELNVLDAQQIATKDDEVDHAYGRFVSNLFNCAVSKKEDIQQITQMAFIARYIERIADYCTNIAEWIIYEVNGQRFDLN from the coding sequence ATGGTTAGAGGGACGTTTGAAATCGAACTGGAAGACTTAAAAAAAGAGATGGTGGGTCTTGGCAAAATGGTAGAAAGTTCTTTGTCAAAGATCATGACAGCGATTAAAGAAAACGATAATCAAAAAATGGATGATATTATTGTAGCAGATAAAAATTTAAATGAAATCGAACTGGAAATTAACGAGAAGGCAACTCTTATGATAGCCAAACAACAGCCTGTTGCATCAGATCTACGTCGGATTATCGTATCTTTAAAGATTTCAAGTGACCTAGAGCGTATGGGGGATTTAGCTGTTGATATGGCCAAATCCGCAAAACGAATGAAGCCAACCGATACCATGATAGCATATGAAGAAGAATTGGTGGATCTTGCTTCTAAAGCGCAACACATGCTCACGGATGTGTTAAAAGCATACAAAGAGCTTAATGTACTTGACGCTCAGCAAATAGCTACTAAAGATGATGAAGTCGATCATGCATACGGACGTTTCGTCAGCAACCTCTTTAATTGTGCCGTTTCTAAAAAAGAAGACATACAGCAAATTACCCAAATGGCGTTTATTGCCCGTTACATCGAGCGGATCGCAGACTATTGTACGAACATTGCTGAATGGATCATCTATGAAGTTAATGGACAGCGGTTTGATTTAAACTAA
- the pstB gene encoding phosphate ABC transporter ATP-binding protein PstB — protein MNHKKVVYDTKGLNLWYGETHALKDIHLPIRENEVTAVIGPSGCGKSTYIKTLNRMVELVSGVRISGEVLYRDKNIFDRSYRVEELRTRVGMVFQKPNPFPKSIFENVAYGPKVHGIRDKKLLKKIVENSLRGAAIWDEVKDRLNENAYGLSGGQQQRLCIARCLAIEPDVILMDEPTSALDPKSTLKVEELVQELKKQYSIVIVTHNMQQAARISDRTAFFLNGEVVEYDETDRIFSNPSDKRTEDYITGRFG, from the coding sequence ATGAATCACAAAAAGGTCGTTTATGATACGAAAGGATTAAATCTCTGGTATGGTGAAACCCATGCCTTAAAAGATATCCACCTTCCGATTCGTGAAAATGAAGTGACTGCGGTCATTGGTCCGTCAGGGTGTGGAAAATCTACCTACATTAAGACGTTAAATAGAATGGTAGAACTAGTTTCCGGCGTGCGAATTTCAGGCGAGGTTTTATACCGAGATAAAAACATTTTCGACCGCTCTTATCGTGTAGAAGAGCTTCGTACACGTGTAGGGATGGTTTTTCAAAAGCCTAATCCGTTCCCGAAATCTATTTTTGAAAATGTTGCATATGGTCCGAAGGTTCACGGAATACGAGATAAAAAATTACTTAAAAAGATCGTGGAAAATAGTTTGCGAGGGGCTGCTATTTGGGATGAAGTAAAAGACCGCCTAAATGAAAATGCTTATGGATTATCCGGCGGCCAGCAACAACGGTTATGTATCGCTCGTTGTTTAGCGATAGAGCCAGACGTCATTTTAATGGATGAACCAACATCAGCATTAGACCCTAAATCTACTTTAAAAGTAGAAGAGCTTGTACAAGAGTTGAAGAAACAATATTCTATTGTCATCGTTACACACAATATGCAGCAAGCAGCACGTATTTCTGATCGAACCGCATTTTTTCTCAATGGAGAAGTAGTGGAGTATGACGAAACAGACCGTATTTTTTCAAATCCTTCAGATAAAAGAACTGAAGATTATATTACAGGGCGTTTCGGCTAA
- the pstA gene encoding phosphate ABC transporter permease PstA: protein MEYIDLHAVQERMTKRLFLNKLIKYVFLGAALFGLIVLAILLYRVYIDSIGWINFDFLNNKLSTSADRAGIKGAIVGTIWLMIIVGPVTMILGIGTAIYLEEYAKKGRLHSFIQTNISNLAGVPSIVFGLLGLTVFVRLFGFGSSIIAGGLTMSLLVLPIVVVAAQEAIRSVPGFLREASYGMGATKWQTVKNVVLPAAIPGILTGVILALSRAIGETAPLVVIGIPALLIPLPSGLFDNFTALPMQIYYWTIDSVLVDEYANLAAATIVVLLVVLFVLNSVAILIRNKFQKRY, encoded by the coding sequence ATGGAATATATTGATCTTCATGCAGTACAAGAGAGAATGACGAAGCGTCTTTTTTTAAATAAACTTATCAAATATGTATTTTTAGGTGCGGCACTATTTGGACTTATCGTATTAGCCATTCTTTTATATCGCGTGTATATCGATAGTATTGGTTGGATTAACTTTGATTTCCTAAATAACAAACTATCGACGAGTGCTGATAGAGCCGGTATTAAAGGGGCAATTGTCGGGACAATATGGCTTATGATTATCGTTGGTCCGGTTACGATGATTCTGGGTATCGGTACAGCGATTTATTTGGAGGAGTATGCGAAAAAAGGCCGTTTGCACTCGTTTATTCAAACGAATATCTCAAATTTAGCAGGTGTACCTTCTATCGTTTTCGGGCTTTTAGGGCTTACAGTATTCGTTCGCCTGTTTGGGTTTGGCTCCAGTATTATCGCCGGGGGTCTTACAATGTCACTACTTGTTTTACCGATCGTGGTCGTTGCAGCCCAAGAAGCGATTCGCTCGGTTCCAGGGTTTCTTAGAGAAGCATCGTATGGAATGGGGGCGACCAAATGGCAAACAGTAAAAAATGTTGTGCTGCCAGCTGCTATACCCGGTATATTAACGGGTGTGATCCTCGCCTTATCCCGAGCGATTGGTGAAACAGCGCCACTCGTTGTCATTGGTATTCCGGCTTTACTCATACCACTTCCATCTGGATTGTTTGATAATTTTACAGCATTACCGATGCAAATTTATTATTGGACAATTGACTCTGTCCTTGTCGATGAGTACGCAAATTTGGCAGCGGCAACAATCGTGGTCCTACTCGTTGTCTTATTTGTTTTAAATTCAGTGGCGATCCTGATCAGAAACAAGTTTCAAAAACGATATTAA
- the pstC gene encoding phosphate ABC transporter permease subunit PstC, with protein MLKTVSVKELIQQKKQSTSSTAVLEKVVPILLFAAAFISVLTTIGILFTLIYETILFFREVSILEFFSGTVLRPLSPVDPQFSILPLIMGTLLTTIIAMFVAIPIGLTTAVYLSEYATKNTRKILKPMIEVLAGIPTIVYGFFALTFVTPVLRDIIPGLEATNVLSPGIVMGIMIIPLVASLSEDAMNSVPNAMREGAMALGATQLEVTFRVVIPAAISGIIASFVLGISRAIGETMIVTIASGSSKNFTFDVTQSMQTMTAYIVEVTSGDAATGTTIYYSLYAVAMTLFVFTLSMNMLARHISRRFREVY; from the coding sequence GATCCAGCAAAAAAAGCAGTCAACTAGCAGCACTGCTGTATTAGAGAAAGTGGTACCAATATTATTATTTGCAGCTGCATTTATCTCTGTCTTAACTACAATTGGAATTCTTTTTACATTAATATATGAAACCATTCTTTTTTTTCGAGAAGTTTCGATTCTCGAGTTTTTCTCTGGGACTGTACTCAGACCGTTGAGTCCTGTCGATCCGCAGTTTAGTATTCTTCCGCTAATTATGGGTACATTGTTAACAACAATCATTGCCATGTTTGTGGCGATACCAATCGGACTAACGACAGCAGTCTATTTGAGTGAGTATGCAACAAAAAATACTAGAAAAATACTCAAACCAATGATTGAAGTATTAGCAGGAATACCAACAATCGTTTATGGCTTCTTTGCCTTAACTTTCGTAACACCTGTTTTACGAGATATTATTCCCGGACTTGAGGCTACAAACGTACTGAGCCCTGGAATCGTCATGGGGATTATGATTATTCCTCTTGTAGCATCACTTTCTGAAGATGCGATGAATTCTGTTCCAAACGCGATGAGGGAAGGTGCGATGGCTTTAGGTGCGACGCAATTAGAGGTCACATTCCGTGTCGTTATCCCTGCTGCAATTTCAGGGATTATTGCCTCCTTCGTTTTAGGCATATCCCGTGCTATTGGTGAAACGATGATTGTAACGATTGCAAGTGGTAGCTCTAAAAACTTCACCTTTGATGTTACACAATCAATGCAAACGATGACTGCTTATATCGTTGAAGTTACTAGTGGAGACGCGGCAACTGGCACAACGATTTATTACAGCCTTTATGCCGTAGCAATGACATTGTTTGTCTTTACGCTCTCAATGAACATGCTTGCGAGACACATCAGCCGCAGATTCAGGGAGGTTTATTAG